A single Metarhizium brunneum chromosome 5, complete sequence DNA region contains:
- the ucp10 gene encoding UBX domain-containing protein 10, whose translation MADLNDDDVEQLSTTQQEALQQYIQVTNQEPKEAIPLLQRSQWNVQIAIAKFFDGEGPDPVAEAMAAQNVPRTTARHENLQESLLAEGFTPRSQPRQRTDAAPRIVPQPPITHRSPWLLGLLLAPFGWGWRAASTLFRTFWYILSFLPASIRPRSVTSRMSSGFKDTSGRRMLMPRDTAARFKREFDEEYGQNDLPFFEGGLAQAHDLAKKELKFLLVVLLSPEHDDTASFIRETLLSQDVVDYIKDPTNNIILWGGNVLDSEAYQVATEYTCTKFPFSALVCLTPREGSTRMGIVKRLVGPMPASTYLSELQNSVEKYGSDLDGVRAERTAQEVSRNLRNEQDSAYERSLAIDRERVRQRREAAAAAEAAESLAREKAHDAALLESKRNQWKTWRAARLLPGPAAGDKDVVRVALKMPEGSGAGRLVRRFPQDASVEELYAFVECYDRIRSREDGADDDDYSDDSTVEAPEAYEHKYLFRIASTLPRVVYEASTTATLGERIGKSGNLIVEEVLGDDEDESGESGD comes from the exons atggccgacctCAATGATGATGACGTGGAACAGTTGTCCACTACGCAGCAGGAAGCTCTCCAGCAGTACATCCAGGTCACCAACCAAGAGCCGAAGGAGGCAATCCCTCTACTGCAAAGGTCACAATGGAACGTCCAA atcgccattgccaagttctttgacggcgagggcCCCGACCCTGTAGCCGAAGCTATGGCCGCTCAAAATGTCCCTCGGACGACAGCAAGACACGAGAACTTGCAGGAAAGCCTCCTGGCCGAAGGCTTCACCCCTCGATCGCAGCCAAGACAACGAACAGACGCCGCGCCGAGAATCGTACCTCAGCCGCCGATAACACATCGTTCACCATGGCTTCtgggccttcttctcgcccCATTTGGCTGGGGATGGCGCGCAGCCTCGACGCTTTTCAGGACGTTTTGGTACATTCTGTCCTTCCTGCCGGCGTCGATCCGACCCCGTTCCGTGACGAGCCGTATGTCGTCTGGGTTCAAGGACACGAGCGGCCGCCGAATGCTGATGCCGCGGGATACGGCCGCACGATTCAAGCGCGAATTCGACGAAGAGTACGGCCAGAACGATCTCCCCTTCTTCGAGGGCGGGCTGGCCCAGGCGCATGATCTAGCCAAGAAGGAGCTCAAGTTTCTTCTGGTTGTTCTCTTGTCCCCGGAGCACGACGACACTGCGTCATTCATTCGGGAAACACTCCTCTCACAAGACGTAGTAGACTACATCAAAGACCCCACAAACAACATCATTCTCTGGGGAGGAAACGTGCTAGACTCAGAAGCATACCAGGTAGCCACCGAATACACATGCACCAAATTCCCCTTCTCGGCACTAGTCTGCCTGACGCCCAGGGAGGGCAGCACCCGCATGGGCATCGTCAAGCGGCTCGTCGGCCCCATGCCGGCAAGCACCTACCTGTCGGAGCTGCAAAACTCGGTTGAAAAGTACGGCtccgacctcgacggcgttCGAGCGGAGCGCACCGCCCAGGAAGTATCCAGGAATCTCCGCAACGAGCAAGACTCGGCGTACGAGCGCTCCCTTGCCATCGACAGAGAACGCGTCCGCCAGCGAAGAGAGGCAGCCGCGGCCGCAGAAGCCGCCGAGTCATTGGCGCGGGAAAAGGCACACGATGCCGCGTTGCTTGAGAGCAAGCGCAACCAATGGAAGACGTGGCGCGCGGCCAGGCTGCTCCCCGGACCAGCGGCAGGCGATAAGGACGTGGTGCGTGTCGCCCTCAAGATGCCCGAAGGGTCAGGGGCGGGTCGCCTTGTCAGGAGGTTCCCGCAGGACGCGTCGGTGGAGGAGCTTTATGCCTTCGTGGAATGCTACGATAGGATACGGAGCCGTGAGGACGGagccgatgacgacgactaCTCAGATGACTCTACGGTGGAGGCCCCCGAGGCTTATGAGCACAAGTATTTGTTCAGAATAGCCTCGACGCTGCCGAGGGTGGTGTATGAAGCTAGCACTACTGCCACGCTGGGGGAAAGGATTGGCAAATCGGGCAATTTGATAGTCGAGGAGGTGTtgggcgatgacgaggatgagagTGGTGAGAGTGGTGACTGA